One genomic segment of Acidobacteriota bacterium includes these proteins:
- a CDS encoding acyl-CoA dehydrogenase family protein, with protein MKFTEEHQMFRESLRRFIEKEINPYVEEWEHAEIFPAKALIA; from the coding sequence ATGAAATTTACCGAAGAGCATCAGATGTTTCGGGAGTCACTCCGGCGTTTTATCGAAAAAGAAATCAATCCCTATGTGGAGGAGTGGGAACATGCGGAAATCTTTCCAGCCAAAGCTCTCATCGC